A stretch of Vicinamibacterales bacterium DNA encodes these proteins:
- a CDS encoding alpha/beta hydrolase yields MHKSLRPLTFSLLLLGAATSVAAQGRAILPPVPTPTDVKPGSITCDECPYPYPSSYLDISVYSQDVRISYMDVAPQGTPNGHTAMLLHGNNFGGFYFKAIIDGLTREGFRVIVPDQIGYGRSSKPIAPFNFNSQARNTWLILQHLKIEKAMVIGHSMGGMLAARFATQYPKAVERVVIYNPIGLTDGRYGRPMQSIDEAYKQALTADYQGTRASLSRYVAHNPKAWNQEFETYTRIRYSWTLSADWPRLAMVQALIGQMLYADPVVYDWAHIQVPTLAFGGADDMLLGTAAAFQERMNYIAKTVPNGNGRVLLLPGLGHVPHLEAPEQVLPPLVAFLKEGLTAK; encoded by the coding sequence GCTCTTGCTGCTCGGCGCCGCGACCTCTGTTGCGGCCCAGGGCCGCGCCATCCTGCCACCGGTCCCCACACCCACCGATGTGAAGCCCGGCAGCATCACCTGCGACGAGTGTCCGTATCCCTATCCGAGTAGTTATCTCGACATCAGCGTCTACAGCCAGGACGTCCGCATCTCGTACATGGACGTGGCCCCGCAGGGCACGCCCAACGGCCACACCGCGATGCTGCTGCACGGCAACAACTTCGGCGGCTTCTACTTCAAGGCCATCATCGACGGCCTGACCAGGGAAGGCTTCCGCGTCATTGTCCCCGACCAGATTGGCTACGGCCGGTCGTCGAAGCCGATTGCTCCGTTCAACTTCAATTCACAGGCGCGAAACACCTGGCTGATCCTGCAGCACCTGAAGATCGAGAAGGCGATGGTGATCGGCCACTCGATGGGCGGCATGCTCGCAGCGCGCTTCGCGACGCAGTATCCGAAGGCGGTTGAGCGGGTCGTGATCTATAACCCGATCGGGCTCACCGATGGACGGTACGGCCGGCCGATGCAGTCGATCGACGAGGCCTACAAACAGGCGCTCACGGCCGACTACCAGGGCACGCGCGCCAGCCTGAGCCGCTACGTCGCGCACAACCCCAAGGCCTGGAACCAGGAATTCGAGACCTACACCCGCATCCGCTACTCGTGGACGCTCAGCGCCGACTGGCCTCGGCTGGCGATGGTGCAGGCGCTCATCGGTCAGATGCTGTACGCCGACCCGGTCGTCTACGATTGGGCGCACATCCAGGTGCCGACGCTCGCCTTCGGCGGCGCCGACGACATGCTGCTGGGCACCGCGGCGGCGTTCCAGGAGCGCATGAACTACATCGCCAAGACGGTGCCCAACGGCAACGGCCGGGTGTTGCTGCTCCCGGGACTCGGACACGTGCCGCACCTCGAGGCGCCGGAACAGGTGCTGCCGCCGCTGGTCGCGTTCCTCAAAGAGGGCCTGACCGCGAAGTAG